The following proteins come from a genomic window of Aspergillus luchuensis IFO 4308 DNA, chromosome 3, nearly complete sequence:
- the ksrA gene encoding 3-dehydrosphinganine reductase (COG:Q;~EggNog:ENOG410PIJ0;~InterPro:IPR036291,IPR002347;~PFAM:PF08659,PF00106,PF13561;~TransMembrane:2 (o12-31i193-211o);~go_process: GO:0055114 - oxidation-reduction process [Evidence IEA]): MHPLIPTIFYDSSPTTLGIYTILCGLFLYSASKMFGFGRNQFVVQGRTVVITGGSEGMGKAVACQLAEKGANVVLVARTESKLQDAVETVKGAAAEAERQRFHYICADLTNAAECDRVMAEVTEWNDGQSPDIVWCCAGYCSPGFFAETPVQTLRDQMDTVYWTAANTAHAILRRWLVPITPSQQIPLPPRHLIFTCSTLAFVPIAGYAPYSPAKAAIRSLSDTLSQEIEMYNGSRADKCRSEAPATDVKIHTVFPMGILSPGFDNEQKLKPDLTKKLEAADKPQTPREVANIAIKALERGEYMITTMFVGDVMKGSALGGSQRNSFIKDTFTGWLSNLLFLHVSPDLRRQAWSWGEKHGVPGRRRE; encoded by the exons ATGCATCCTCTGATACCCACCATCTTTTACGACTCTTCCCCGACGACGCTGGGAATTTATACCATTCTTTGCGGACTATTCCTATACTCTGCTAGCAAAATGTTCGGATTCGGTCGTAACCAGTTCGTCGTTCAGGGCAGG ACCGTTGTTATCACGGGAGGTTCGGAGGGGATGGGCAAGGCCGTGGCTTGCCAGCTTGCAGAGAAGGGTGCCAATGTTGTGCTCGTCGCACGCACGGAGTCGAAGCTCCAGGATGCCGTTGAGACTGTCAAG GGTGCCGCGGCTGAAGCCGAGCGGCAGAGATTCCACTACATCTGTGCAGATCTGACCAATGCTGCCGAGTGTGACCGTGTCATGGCCGAAGTCACCGAATGGAACGACGGACAATCCCCCGATATCGTATGGTGCTGTGCGGGATACTGCAGTCCCGGCTTCTTTGCAGAGACCCCGGTTCAGACATTGAGGGATCAAATGGATACGGTGTACTGGACAGCTGCCAACACTGCTCATGCAATCTTGAGACGGTGGCTTGTACCCATTACTCCCAGCCAGCAAATACCGCTACCTCCTAGAcacctcatcttcacatGCTCTACCCTCGCATTTGTGCCCATTGCTGGTTATGCCCCTTACTCGCCTGCCAAAGCTGCGATTCGCTCCTTGTCTGATACTCTCAGCCAAGAAATTGAGATGTACAACGGTTCTCGCGCCGACAAGTGCCGCTCAGAAGCTCCAGCTACGGACGTCAAGATCCATACCGTCTTCCCCATGGGCATTCTCAGCCCTGGATTCGACAACGAACAGAAGCTCAAGCCGGATTTGACCAAGAAGCTGGAGGCTGCTGATAAACCACAGACACCTAGGGAAGTTGCAAACATTGCGATCAAGGCCCTGGAGAGGGGTGAGTACATGATCACCACGATGTTCGTTGGCGATGTTATGAAGGGATCAGCGCTCGGAGGCAGCCAGCGGAACTCCTTCATTAAGGATACGTTCACTGGCTGGCTCAGCAACTTGTTGTTCTTGCATGTGAGCCCCGATCT